From Chloroflexota bacterium, the proteins below share one genomic window:
- a CDS encoding MBL fold metallo-hydrolase yields the protein MILKPLVVGPLASNCYIVGDEATKVGVIIDPADEAENILRSVEELGLTIRFIILTHGHPDHIAALKEVKEVTGAEIMVHTDDAEYHRQGTLALAFGFYCPTPPPPDKLLKDGDSIDIGELHFKVIHTPGHTPGGICLLGHGVLFSGDTLFNYGIGRFDLPGGDYAQLLNSLQSRLMALPDETVVYPGHGPQTTIGAERRNNPFLT from the coding sequence ATGATACTTAAACCACTTGTTGTCGGGCCGCTGGCGTCCAACTGCTACATCGTCGGCGATGAGGCCACCAAAGTGGGAGTTATCATTGACCCGGCGGATGAAGCCGAGAATATATTGCGGAGCGTTGAGGAACTTGGACTAACCATCAGGTTCATTATCCTCACCCATGGACATCCCGACCATATCGCCGCCCTGAAGGAGGTCAAGGAAGTCACCGGTGCCGAAATCATGGTTCATACCGATGACGCCGAATACCACAGGCAGGGTACGCTCGCCCTCGCCTTCGGTTTTTACTGTCCAACCCCACCTCCCCCGGACAAATTGCTCAAGGATGGAGACAGTATAGACATAGGCGAGCTTCATTTCAAGGTGATTCACACACCGGGACATACCCCCGGCGGCATTTGCCTGCTTGGACACGGTGTCCTTTTCAGCGGCGACACCCTTTTCAATTACGGCATCGGCCGCTTCGACCTGCCCGGCGGGGATTATGCCCAGCTTTTAAATAGCCTTCAGTCCAGGCTTATGGCTCTGCCCGACGAGACCGTTGTGTACCCGGGCCACGGCCCGCAGACAACAATCGGTGCTGAGCGCCGGAATAACCCGTTTCTGACTTGA
- a CDS encoding bifunctional riboflavin kinase/FAD synthetase: MLVEEELARSSPEKDTLLTVGVFDGVHLGHKHLISQLVGKAEQEGLMSGVVTFRQHPQEVMRPGMKLPFLTNLAEREKLLKNEGVDIIVPLTFIAETAQLNARDFIGLLVKYLHMRGMVIGPDFALGKKREGNADALYLLGREQGFSVTVVPPVVVDGEIVSSTAIRKALSDGDVHKVKRLAGRSFSLRGHVVAGAGRGVALGFPTANLDIGPEQALPADGVYASWVSIDGETFPSLTNIGTSPTFGDGRRAVEVYIVDYESDLYRREIEIEFVERLRGEKRFDSIEELKRQIAEDVKRGVALLNAKGGR, encoded by the coding sequence ATGCTGGTCGAGGAAGAACTGGCCCGGTCTTCACCGGAAAAAGACACACTCCTCACCGTTGGTGTGTTTGACGGCGTGCACCTCGGTCACAAGCATCTGATTTCACAGCTGGTGGGCAAGGCGGAGCAGGAGGGTTTGATGAGCGGGGTGGTAACGTTTCGGCAGCACCCCCAGGAGGTGATGCGCCCGGGTATGAAGTTGCCCTTTCTGACCAACCTTGCGGAGAGGGAAAAGCTGCTCAAAAATGAAGGGGTGGATATTATCGTTCCGCTTACCTTTATCGCTGAGACTGCTCAGCTTAATGCGCGCGATTTCATCGGTCTGCTTGTAAAATACCTGCACATGCGCGGTATGGTAATCGGGCCTGACTTCGCCCTGGGTAAAAAACGGGAAGGCAACGCAGATGCGCTCTATTTATTGGGGCGTGAACAGGGCTTCAGCGTTACCGTGGTGCCTCCGGTGGTAGTCGATGGAGAAATTGTGAGCAGCACCGCCATCAGAAAGGCTCTGTCGGACGGAGATGTGCATAAGGTGAAGCGGCTGGCTGGCCGCAGCTTCAGCCTCCGGGGTCATGTTGTAGCGGGTGCCGGGAGGGGAGTGGCGCTGGGATTTCCGACCGCCAATCTGGATATCGGCCCCGAGCAGGCTCTACCAGCAGACGGGGTTTATGCCAGCTGGGTGAGTATTGACGGCGAAACTTTCCCCTCATTGACCAATATCGGTACCAGCCCTACCTTCGGTGATGGCCGGCGGGCGGTGGAGGTCTACATTGTTGATTACGAGAGTGACCTCTACAGGCGTGAAATAGAAATCGAGTTTGTGGAACGGTTGCGCGGAGAAAAGAGATTCGATAGCATAGAAGAGCTGAAAAGACAGATAGCCGAAGATGTAAAACGGGGCGTCGCCTTATTGAACGCTAAAGGTGGAAGGTAA